The Aspergillus oryzae RIB40 DNA, chromosome 5 genome segment AAGCTACGATATTGAAGGAGGGTTGGGAGAATGAACTAATGCACTGGGCAAATTGAAATTGTGGGAACTGTCTGAGCCAAACCAGCGTGAAGTATCCATGTTCACGGAATCCATGCCTGTTTCTTCCATATCGAAGAATTGCCGTTGGCCCATTGCAAGTTAAGCAATTTGGGGCGGGACCACAAGTGGCCCAAGTGCAACGGTGTGGACATGCCAAGCAGAGCTAATGAAGACATCGGTTTCACCGATAGACAGCGGCCGTTTGAGTTGTATTATGCCCTATAGCGCTTTAATCGCCGAGCCCATCTAGACGaaacatcatcctcaataGTTCTTACTGCTGTGGATTGATCACTAAACCACCCGATTTCATTGGTCTCCGTATCCCGGGAACGTGAACCGGACCAAATGAAAAGAGATTACCCCAGGGGACAATCACCCGGAATTTTACCGAATTCTTAATTCACCGGTAAACCTTGGAAGGCCAAATAGCGTTCTGACAGGCACTATCTTTGCGAATCGAGGCCGGAGAGCGAGGGTACTTTTGGGACCCTGGTCAATGGGAACAACACAGGTCGCACTCAGGTTGATCGGAGTAGTTCGGTAGATTGAGGGCGCCAAGATGCCGAGACCGATAAATATAGGCGAGTCATGCCGGTAATTGAACATCGTGAGAATTCCATAGCCGATGAGTTGCTCCGTACGGAATAAACAGATCGATCTGTGACTGCGAGAGTATCAGGAGAATGAGAGGATTCAAAGGAGGTGTACTCGGTCCGCTCCGAGTGGGGCCCATGATTCAGGCACCGTTGTTAGGGTCTAGGGCAAGGGTTCGGCGGGTCAGCTCTGGCCCTCTGGGACAATAAATCTTTTCGACAAGGTCttgagaagagaagtagAAGGAGAATCGAGTATGGGGTATGTAGGATAGAAAAATAGGTACAATCGAATTACAAAATAGTTACTATACAATAAAAGCATCAACATTAGCTCGCATCTATTACGTGACTCACACTCCAATATATGTACCATAACGCAGCAAATATATACCAGAGCAATTCGTTTCAAATTACCACGCCAGCCCCGCCACTTTCCACAGGGCGATCACACTTAAAGTTGACATTTCACAAGTAGCGGAGCAATAGAATGTATATTAGTTTGGCTCGTAAAAATGTCCTTTCCTAGCTTTATCAGCGGTAAATTGACGTGCTATCTAGCATACCGTCCCTCCTACCCAAGCCACAAAAGAAGAACGACTAcattgttcttcttcaggatgaagatagaCTGGCACAACCAATCTATCCTAGAGGTCCACAGCACTTCGTTTTTCCTTATAACTAACTCAATACTAGGCCAACCCATGTCTAGAGAATTTACCTAGGAATACTATCTACCAACTTACATGGATCTCCAACTATTTTCCGCGCATCAAATCATCCATATAATCTACCTCTCGCAGTCAAGCGAGCGCCGCATAGTCCAAGGACACGACTAtaatctttctttggtctATTGCCGATAATTTGAGGTCTAACCGCTCACATGAAAGCATTACACATGACTTCAAGAATGGCAGATCACATTCCATGGACGCTACACCAATTTCGGGTCTTTAGTCCGATTCTACTGTATATTCTAGAAAGGCCAATGAGTTGCCCAGTCAACCTTTACAGTACTCGGAGATACGAAGTCGACATACTCGGAGCTACTTTTGGCTTCTCAGAGTAAATGTTTCATGACTTTAGATTGGATTTCGGCCGATATCAAGTGAATCGAAGGCCACCACAACAACTGAACATAGTCAACAAGTATAATTCGAAGGTATTTcgctcatcatcatatcatATTCTTACAAGAAACAATCTGTATGACAAGCAAAGTCAACCCATCATTCGCCTGCGGGCTATATGACCGCACCAAAGCTCTCACCCAGGGGACATATTCGACCGCATGATCGGAGGACTGGACTTCGAGGCGTCGGAGATGTTCGCCTCGGAGTATACATGTCGATACGTcgatggggaaagggaccTCATTGCGATTCCAGTCTCCCATCGCGATCATCTCGCCATGACTGCATTGCAATAAACACCGACCTGATTAAAACGCTATCGGATTTTAATGAATTTTAATGAAAAACGCATTGGGGTGCAACTATACACCATCACCTGGGTTGAGGGCGACTTTGAGAAATCGGGTCCTCACGAGAAAGCCAATCCCAAGCCACTGTTGCGACCAGTAAACCGCATTCCAAATGCAACGAGGAAGTCGCTGGGCTAATGCTTAcaagatggagagattgCCGCGACAGTTGGTGCGGTAGTGCCTTCGTGCGTGGGGAAGGTTCCGCATATCCGACTCTTATGTCCTGATATTCGGCAAGCTACGAAGGAATATTATCTGCAAAGATATTTCCGCTTGTGCATTTAGTAGttatcaagaagaaaatcgTCGATAAATATCCTTTTATTGTGCCCTCTTATGTTCAATGCTCTGAACGACTCCAGAGATTTGGCTTTGCGCCGAATGAAGGCTCCGGAGACACATCGATATATGCTTCCATTTTTGCCATCGTACCTGGAGGAAATTAATGATATCTTCGATGGTGACTCATGGCCTTATGGTCTTGAGGCGAATCGGAAGCCTTTGGAAGCTTTAGTAACTTACCTTGAAGATCAAGCTATGATTCCGCTGGAAGAATTATTCGCACCCATCTATGGAAGAATTTCACGAGGTAACCACTACACAGTATGTTACTGGTTAGTATTTGTTTAACCAGCTATATTCTTTACTGTGCACAGATTGTAACACATTGTAATGCGCCGTTTACATTTTCTCACTCCCTCATCCTGTCAGGTTCTGTGAGGAATGCGCTAAGAACACCGGGAATCCATTACAAGGACATACAGGGCCTTGAACTAGGTTAGCGGATCATCACTTACTTCAATCCATTCTTTGCATCTATCATGGTCACATTGAGTAAGATCATTCCATGTGGTTTGCGATTGGTTCTATAGATCAACCAGTATACTTCTTGTGCATTTTATGTCACGTCATGATAGATCACAATGATTTGAAAGGGATTTGAATCGTTCAATTAATGTTCTATACTGACACATGGAAAACTTGCTAATTGCGTGTCAACAAACTGTACAAAGTCACAAGCCTTCTGCCGGCGTTCCCATTTAGTTAACGCCAAAGACAGTTTCCCTCAATCTGGATATACAATTTAAATAATCCATCTGAATACCGATAGAAACTaatgatatcgaagaaatTCATGAAACAACAATGACCCAAGCTCAAAGAACATGAACTCAAGGTTTAAACAAGGATAAGACCAGCACCCACGAAAGTGGACATGACCGTAACCATGCCAACGACGAGAGGAGCCAGGGACATGTTGGGAATGTTCATGACACCAGcagacgaggacgaggaggagctgcCAGAGGAGCTGCCAGCGCTGCCGGTggcagagccagagccggGCTCAGCAGTGCCAGTGGAGGTGCTACCACCACCGCTCATGCTACCCTTGCCGGCGAAACCCTCACCCTTTCCAGCACCATCCTTCATGAACTTCTTAGCACCCTCGGGGATAGCAGGCAGAGCATCGCTGTCAACGTCCCAGTTGGGGGAGTCCTTGGCGGGGCAAGGGTTGGCACCACCGGTCTTGTTGTAGCCACCGTCGCCGCTGGGGTTTTTGGTCTTCTCGAAGGCCGACTTCAGAGCATCAAAGTCAGCAAGAGTCTTAACCTTGCCATCGTCAATCTCAACAAGACCATATTTGCTGGGCTCCTGGGAGTACTCGTAGACCAGGCCACCAGAGTAGACGCTGGTCATGTCGGTGCTGTAAAGGGAGCTGACTTCCTGGAACTGACGCTTGTTGGTGTTGCAACCGTATTCAGAAAGGAACAGGGGAAGACCATAGCCAGTGAAgttcttcaccttctcatCCCAGCCGGACGTCTTGAATGAGGAAGGATCACACCAGGAGTAGTCGTTGAAAGCGAAGAAGTCACTGCGCTCGTCATCAGTACCGCAGTTCATGAACTGGGCCATCTGGAGACGGTTGGTGTCGATATCGGCCTGGTTACATAGTATATCAATATCCGGCTTCTCATATTCCTACGAATAGAGTTAACTTACAGCAGAGTATCCAACGGGAATTTCACGGTAGTTGCGGCTGCGAATGTACTGACGAAGGTCACGAGTAACCGCCTTAACGTAAGGGGCGGCCTTGGAGGAGGGGCCGTCATTAATGACCTCGTTACCGGAGAAGAACGCCAGAGTGTTCTTGTAGCCGGCGAAGGCATCGACAGTGGCGAAGATGTACTGAAGATAGTTTTCGTTGTAGGAAATCTTGGGGCTGGCACGGTTGAGAGAGTACTTGGGAGTGTTGACATCGAGCACCAGGTAGATGCCAGCATCCGCCAAGGCGTTCATACACTCGTCATGGTTCTTGGAGTTATCCACGGAGTAGACACGGATGGTGTTCAGACCGAGATCCTTAAATTTCTCGATATCACGCTTGCAGCCTTCGGCATCGGCGATGGGGTCGGCCAGGTTGGAGGAGCCACCGGGCTGGTAGTCGACACCACGCATGTAGAAACGCTCATCacccttgaagaaggcattACCCTTCACGGTGACAGCGGTCACATCGTCACGCGCCTTGATGGAAGGAGCGGCGAGGGCAGTGGAAGCACCCAAGGTGAGGGCTGTCGCAATGGCGGAACCCTTCATATTGAAAATGAAACTGATTGATTTATCAAACGACTGGAGTTGATTGCGACGGCTCGAAAAGAATGGCGAGATCCGTCTGAagtatatttaatatatGACCGAAAGGAGCCTCTTACGGTCAAACAATTACAGAAAATAAGTATAGAAGATGAAAAAACGAAGTGGACGTGGATGTCTGAACGAATGACTGGGGTGGTTGGGTAGAAGaagtaagaagaaaagacgaagggATGCAGAAGAGAGGCAGGTTAAGGAAGGGGGTTGTGGCACGCCTTAAAGCCAACCAGCGTTGCAGGGTCTGCATCCCTGACTTTCGAGACAGCATTGGGGCAGCTGCTAGCATGGGGTATCACCAATTACCGGTATTTTCGCTGCAGATGAGCTCGCGTGGGACAAGAATAGTAATGGCAACGGTAAGTTACATACAAACCCAAGCTGGATCAACCGCCGCTAACGGCAGAAGCATTCGTCATCCGCCCTGAAACCCTTGAGATTAATGCTCATTGAGGTCTCTCACTGGTCCAAAGAATGGAGGGGATCGGCCCAGGGTCAAAGGGTGTGTGTCGCTGAATTGCCCCAAATTACCCCCCATCGGGGACTCTGAATGGCCATCCCCCTTCCACTCAAGCTGACAGACTTGCCCCGGTTCAATCAATCATTAACGGCGAAGTGGACACCCATCACACAAGCGCAAAAGGGTAGGACCAAAGTGAAGGGAAGTGGAATGAAGATGGCTTGCCGCGGTGGGGAATGTTTGGTTTGGTCGGTGGATCTGGACCCATCGAATCCCTGAGACCCTGACCTCTTGGTTGGCTGATCCCTGCTCCCAACCCTGATCTTAGAGTACACAACAAACTGCTTTTGTGATCTATGATTTGTTTACCACGATACACAAGAAATAGTCGGTACAATTAATTTACTTTTCTCCAAAAAAAATGtaaaaaagtaaataaatAGGTCGACGAAAGACAAGTGCTACAggttttctgtcttctccttctgaCTAAACTCTACCGCACGGGATGAACGAGTCAATTCTCAGGATAAACACTCTCACCTTCCGTCCCAGGTTTATGACCTTGAAGATCCCTTCAATTGGCGCGATGATTGTCACACCATGCTGACATGAACGGGGAAGATAGGGGTTAATCCCCTCTCCTCTTGCCCTTGGACATTACCTTATATCCTATGTTAAATAAACCCATCCGTCATCACATTCCAACCTGCCACTGTCCTCAATGACTGATGATGTATGGCTTTGTCATGGCATATTTTGTGGCGTCAGATTGCAGCACCTGCCCCTCCGACTATTAATAGTCGACAGTACATTGAGTTTTGCATGTGGTCTCATCTGAGACATGCCAGCACACacaggcagaagaattgTTCTCTAACCAGACGATAAGCTTACCAGTGTGTCCAGATCTCTATCGCTCAGAAACACCTAGGAAATCAAGCATCGCCAGACTTTCTAAACAAGACCAATTTGCTTAATCAAAAGCAATGACCATACTCCGTAATTATAATCAACCACCCACATCATTTATCCAATAGTAGTGTGTTTATCACCTC includes the following:
- the gel1 gene encoding 1,3-beta-glucanosyltransferase gel1 (predicted protein), giving the protein MKGSAIATALTLGASTALAAPSIKARDDVTAVTVKGNAFFKGDERFYMRGVDYQPGGSSNLADPIADAEGCKRDIEKFKDLGLNTIRVYSVDNSKNHDECMNALADAGIYLVLDVNTPKYSLNRASPKISYNENYLQYIFATVDAFAGYKNTLAFFSGNEVINDGPSSKAAPYVKAVTRDLRQYIRSRNYREIPVGYSAADIDTNRLQMAQFMNCGTDDERSDFFAFNDYSWCDPSSFKTSGWDEKVKNFTGYGLPLFLSEYGCNTNKRQFQEVSSLYSTDMTSVYSGGLVYEYSQEPSKYGLVEIDDGKVKTLADFDALKSAFEKTKNPSGDGGYNKTGGANPCPAKDSPNWDVDSDALPAIPEGAKKFMKDGAGKGEGFAGKGSMSGGGSTSTGTAEPGSGSATGSAGSSSGSSSSSSSAGVMNIPNMSLAPLVVGMVTVMSTFVGAGLILV